The proteins below are encoded in one region of Danio rerio strain Tuebingen ecotype United States chromosome 12, GRCz12tu, whole genome shotgun sequence:
- the LOC562542 gene encoding uncharacterized protein LOC562542 isoform 2 precursor (isoform 2 precursor is encoded by transcript variant 2), translating to MNAVNAVQLFLLVWSFSTVCHGDTGVCSVSCDDVTGTVGNEVTLTCRVSEKCKEDCIKMFKFLYPENYKNSEICRQKSPGGSCEKENIFTCRYTPDAAINETIRFFMQTRSSPVKGKFTVEISAGLMKSTADTEALINEEAHKYMGTSETRKEEKQDRGFQLAVILAVVSCFIIIIIVVIFKVKKSESTRPRLGQKENSDTLLHNV from the exons ATGAATGCTGTAAATGCAGTGCAACTGTTCCTACTGGTTTGGAGCTTTTCTACTGTGTGCCATGGAGATACGG GTGTCTGCAGTGTGAGCTGTGATGATGTGACTGGAACTGTGGGAAATGAAGTGACTCTCACCTGCAGAGTCTCTGAAAAGTGCAAAGAAgactgcattaaaatgtttaagtttctGTATCCTGAGAACTATAAAAACTCAGAAATCTGTAGACAAAAGTCTCCTGGCGGATCCTGTGAAAAGGAGAACATCTTCACATGCAGATACACTCCAGATGCAGCAATAAATGAAACAATCCGATTCTTTATGCAAACCAGGTCTTCACCAGTAAAAGGGAAATTCACAGTGGAGATATCAG CAGGTCTTATGAAATCAACAGCTGATACTGAAGCTCTCATCAATGAAG AAGCGCACAAATACATGGGCACATCAGAAACCCGTAAAGAAGAAAAACAAGATCGTGGATTTCAGCTTGCTGTTATTCTCGCGGTGGTGAGctgcttcatcatcatcatcatcgttgtTATTTTCAAAGTGAAGAAAAGTGAAAGCACACGTCCAAGACTCGGACAAAAGGAAAACAGCGACACACTTCTACACAATGTTTAA
- the LOC562542 gene encoding uncharacterized protein LOC562542 isoform 3 precursor (isoform 3 precursor is encoded by transcript variant 3), producing MNAVNAVQLFLLVWSFSTVCHGDTGVCSVSCDDVTGTVGNEVTLTCRVSEKCKEDCIKMFKFLYPENYKNSEICRQKSPGGSCEKENIFTCRYTPDAAINETIRFFMQTRSSPVKGKFTVEISGLMKSTADTEALINEEAHKYMGTSETRKEEKQDRGFQLAVILAVVSCFIIIIIVVIFKVKKSESTRPRLGQKENSDTLLHNV from the exons ATGAATGCTGTAAATGCAGTGCAACTGTTCCTACTGGTTTGGAGCTTTTCTACTGTGTGCCATGGAGATACGG GTGTCTGCAGTGTGAGCTGTGATGATGTGACTGGAACTGTGGGAAATGAAGTGACTCTCACCTGCAGAGTCTCTGAAAAGTGCAAAGAAgactgcattaaaatgtttaagtttctGTATCCTGAGAACTATAAAAACTCAGAAATCTGTAGACAAAAGTCTCCTGGCGGATCCTGTGAAAAGGAGAACATCTTCACATGCAGATACACTCCAGATGCAGCAATAAATGAAACAATCCGATTCTTTATGCAAACCAGGTCTTCACCAGTAAAAGGGAAATTCACAGTGGAGATATCAG GTCTTATGAAATCAACAGCTGATACTGAAGCTCTCATCAATGAAG AAGCGCACAAATACATGGGCACATCAGAAACCCGTAAAGAAGAAAAACAAGATCGTGGATTTCAGCTTGCTGTTATTCTCGCGGTGGTGAGctgcttcatcatcatcatcatcgttgtTATTTTCAAAGTGAAGAAAAGTGAAAGCACACGTCCAAGACTCGGACAAAAGGAAAACAGCGACACACTTCTACACAATGTTTAA
- the LOC562542 gene encoding uncharacterized protein LOC562542 isoform 1 precursor (isoform 1 precursor is encoded by transcript variant 1): MNAVNAVQLFLLVWSFSTVCHGDTGVCSVSCDDVTGTVGNEVTLTCRVSEKCKEDCIKMFKFLYPENYKNSEICRQKSPGGSCEKENIFTCRYTPDAAINETIRFFMQTRSSPVKGKFTVEISGTASGLMKSTADTEALINEEAHKYMGTSETRKEEKQDRGFQLAVILAVVSCFIIIIIVVIFKVKKSESTRPRLGQKENSDTLLHNV; the protein is encoded by the exons ATGAATGCTGTAAATGCAGTGCAACTGTTCCTACTGGTTTGGAGCTTTTCTACTGTGTGCCATGGAGATACGG GTGTCTGCAGTGTGAGCTGTGATGATGTGACTGGAACTGTGGGAAATGAAGTGACTCTCACCTGCAGAGTCTCTGAAAAGTGCAAAGAAgactgcattaaaatgtttaagtttctGTATCCTGAGAACTATAAAAACTCAGAAATCTGTAGACAAAAGTCTCCTGGCGGATCCTGTGAAAAGGAGAACATCTTCACATGCAGATACACTCCAGATGCAGCAATAAATGAAACAATCCGATTCTTTATGCAAACCAGGTCTTCACCAGTAAAAGGGAAATTCACAGTGGAGATATCAGGTACTGCAT CAGGTCTTATGAAATCAACAGCTGATACTGAAGCTCTCATCAATGAAG AAGCGCACAAATACATGGGCACATCAGAAACCCGTAAAGAAGAAAAACAAGATCGTGGATTTCAGCTTGCTGTTATTCTCGCGGTGGTGAGctgcttcatcatcatcatcatcgttgtTATTTTCAAAGTGAAGAAAAGTGAAAGCACACGTCCAAGACTCGGACAAAAGGAAAACAGCGACACACTTCTACACAATGTTTAA